Genomic window (Terriglobales bacterium):
CCAACTTCGTTCTGATTCACGGCTCTTGGCACAGCGGCGACGCCTGGAGCCAGACCGCGCAGCACCTGAAAGCGGCAGGTCACACCGTCTTCACTCCCACCATCGCCGGCCACGGCAAGGACAGCAACAAGGCCGTCAATCACGCCCAATGCACCCAGTCCATCGTGGACTACATCGCCGGCAACGACCTGCGCGATTTCGTTCTGGTGGGACACAGCTTCGGCGGCACCATCATCGCCAAGGTCGCCGAAGTCATGCCCGAGCGCATCCGCCGCCTGGTTTTCTGGAACGCCTTCGTGCTCCAGGACGGCAACTGCCTGCTCGATGAGATTCCGCCCTACTACCGCGAGCTGTTCGACCAGCTCGTCCGCCAGTCCGCCGACCACACCGTCCTGGCGCCTTTCCCCATCTGGCGCGAGGCCTTCATCAACGACGCCGACCTCGCCCTCGCCAAGTCCACTTACGAATCTCTTTCGCCCGAGCCCTACCAGCCATTCCAGGACAAGCTGGACATGAAGAAGTTCTATTCCCTCGAGATTCCCCGCAGCTTCCTCAACTGCACCGAGGACATCGCGCTTCCTCCCGGCGAATGGGGCTGGCATCCCCGCATGTCCAGCCGCCTGGGGCTCTGCCGCCTGGTGCAGATGCCCGGCAGCCACGAGGCGCTCTTCACCAACCCCAAGGGCCTGGCGGAAAAGCTCATCGAAGCCGGACGAGACTAGCGGCTCTCTCGTGAAATGCTGCTAGCTTGGATTTGTATCAGGGCACGGCTTCAGCCGTGCCGAAAGGCCGCGGAAATCATGGGCTTTAGCCGCTGCGGTTAGCACCTCAAGCCTTCAGCGCTATACCTATCAGATGGCTTGATGGCTTCTAGTGGCTTCGCCCAAGCTCTGGCGCTGGAGCGGCTTCCGTTGCTACGCTTACGGCGAGGCGGGTACAAGATCCGATACCCTTTGCTGCGCAAAGGAGTTGGGCACCCTCGGGTTATGTGGCAGCGCAGAAAGCGTGGGCCACCCGCACTAAGGAGAAAGTTGCCCAAGAAATCGTAAAGGCACAGGGCCATACTAAGGCGATAGAACAGTTGATCAAAGAAATCAACAAGAACCCTTCTCCGGTTCGCAAATGAAAGCCAGGACCGTCCTGACGCTT
Coding sequences:
- a CDS encoding alpha/beta hydrolase family protein is translated as MSNFVLIHGSWHSGDAWSQTAQHLKAAGHTVFTPTIAGHGKDSNKAVNHAQCTQSIVDYIAGNDLRDFVLVGHSFGGTIIAKVAEVMPERIRRLVFWNAFVLQDGNCLLDEIPPYYRELFDQLVRQSADHTVLAPFPIWREAFINDADLALAKSTYESLSPEPYQPFQDKLDMKKFYSLEIPRSFLNCTEDIALPPGEWGWHPRMSSRLGLCRLVQMPGSHEALFTNPKGLAEKLIEAGRD